In Gadus chalcogrammus isolate NIFS_2021 chromosome 13, NIFS_Gcha_1.0, whole genome shotgun sequence, a single genomic region encodes these proteins:
- the LOC130402590 gene encoding store-operated calcium entry regulator STIMATE-like isoform X2 produces the protein MSTGAAPLLAAGLVISDCKIVFFFLNNVNMLFWTTTKVVGDLALPGPGVQGLSAMSSNTSAPASPMPGADNRGCENGALMDSLGIFLQGLLAVLAFSILMLKRFREPKHERRPWRIWFLDTSKQAIGMLFIHFANVYLSDLTEEDPCSLYLINFLLDASLGMLLIYAGVRVVSAVVEWRQWDSLRFGEYGEPVQCSAWVGQCALYILIMMFEKVVIMLVLLIPQWKKLSLLNPIDNPDLELAIVMLIVPFFINALMFWVVDNFLMKKHRTKAKLEERDEDLRGSSKVRYRRALSHDDSESEILFSADDEMDDSDEDDVRRLSGLKTVKKKKHRMGIPPGEVKKKKRPVMKEEDLKGARSKLGLRGEVKSKTYEVMVECERMGKVAPSVFSGVRSGSETVLEKPGGPGGSVFSK, from the exons ATGTCAACAGGAGCAGCACCGCTGCTAGCAGCTGGATTGGTGATAAGCGACtgcaaaatagttttttttttcttaaacaaTGTGAACATGCTTTTTTGGACAACTACAAAAGTG GTTGGAGACCTGGCTTTACCTGGGCCAGGTGTACAGGGCCTCTCCGCAATGTCCTCCAACACATCGGCGCCCGCCAGTCCCATGCCAGGTGCGGACAACAGAGGGTGTGAAAACGGTGCGCTAATGGACTCTTTGGGGATTTTCCTGCAAGGGCTTTTAGCCGTCCTGGCCTTCAGCATATTGATGT TGAAACGCTTCAGGGAGCCCAAGCATGAACGAAGGCCCTGGAGGATCTG GTTCCTGGACACCTCTAAACAGGCCATCGGGATGCTGTTCATTCATTTCGCCAACGTTTACCTGTCGGACCTCACCGAGGAGGATCCCTGCTCTCT ATATCTCATCAACTTCCTTCTGGATGCGTCGTTGGGGATGCTTCTGATCTACGCCGGGGTGAGGGTCGTCAGTGCTGTGGTGGAGTGGAGGCAGTGGGACTCTCTGCGCTTTGGAGAATACG gagagccGGTGCAGTGTTCTGCCTGGGTGGGTCAGTGTGCTCTCTACATCCTCATCATGATGTTTGAGAAGGTCGTCATCATGCTGGTCCTTCTCATCCCCCAGTGGAAGAAG ttgTCCCTCCTCAACCCAATAGATAATCCTGACCTCGAGTTAGCCATCGTCATGCTCATTGTTCCGTTCTTCATCAAT GCCCTCATGTTCTGGGTGGTGGATAACTTCCTCATGAAGAAGCACAGGACAAAAGCCAAGCTAGAGGAGCGAGATGAGGACCTCCGGGGGAGCAGCAAGGTGCGGTACCGGCGGGCCCTGTCCCACGACGACTCGGAGTCCGAG ATCCTCTTCTCAGCCGACGACGAGATGGACGACTCGGACGAGGACGACGTGCGGCGTCTGAGCGGCCtgaagacggtgaagaagaagaagcatcGCATGGGGATCCCT CCTGGTGAGGTGAAAAAGAAGAAGCGACCAGTTATGAAGGAGGAGGACCTGAAAGGAGCACGCAGCAAACTGGGCCTGAGGGGCGAAGTCAAGAGTAAGACGTATGAGGTCATGGTGGAGTGTG AGCGCATGGGGAAGGTTGCTCCATCCGTGTTCAGCGGCGTCAGATCCGGATCTGAAACGGTCCTGGAGAAGCCCGGAGGTCCGGGGGGGAGCGTTTTCTCCAAATGA
- the LOC130402590 gene encoding musculoskeletal embryonic nuclear protein 1-like isoform X1: MSQPGEVKKKKRPVMKEEDLKGARSKLGLRGEVKSKTYEVMVECERMGKVAPSVFSGVRSGSETVLEKPGGPGGSVFSK, translated from the exons ATGTCACAG CCTGGTGAGGTGAAAAAGAAGAAGCGACCAGTTATGAAGGAGGAGGACCTGAAAGGAGCACGCAGCAAACTGGGCCTGAGGGGCGAAGTCAAGAGTAAGACGTATGAGGTCATGGTGGAGTGTG AGCGCATGGGGAAGGTTGCTCCATCCGTGTTCAGCGGCGTCAGATCCGGATCTGAAACGGTCCTGGAGAAGCCCGGAGGTCCGGGGGGGAGCGTTTTCTCCAAATGA
- the LOC130401443 gene encoding inter-alpha-trypsin inhibitor heavy chain H3-like isoform X1: protein MSEVRGGVLLLLLGLLYLGTLWPVQGALLVSRYDATTKETRGAIRSIQKRSVDDAKMVEVLSVTVHCTVASRFAHTVMTSSALNKANSSQEIFFEVDLPKTAFITNFSMEIEGQIYVGVVNEKEKAKRQYEKAVSSGRTAGLVKASGRKMEKFFLSVNIAAKSNVTFILTYEELLQRKFGKYEILTRINPKQLVENFQIVADIYEPQGIAFVDAHATFLSNELLPLVEKTVTDNKAHISFSPTLDQQRKCPECDGSLINGDFIIKYDVKRASSLGDIQIVNGYFVHFFAPPDLPHLPKNVVFVIDRSGSMSGTKMKQTRVAMESILSDVHPEDYFGIILFDGIIDLWKESLTKATEENVDEAIKFVRQISSRGSTNINDSVMKAIHMLQDDRRNKKLPERSVDMIILLTDGMPNTGESNLQRIQQNVCEAIGGNMTLFCLGFGEYVDYSFLDVMAKQNNGVARRIYEASDATLQLQGFYDEVASPLLSAVDLRYPDNAVDSLTPHHFSQLFNGSEIVVAGRLSENDMDNFLVEVFANGFEQDFQVQGEASVTDWDVIYPEKDYIFGDFTERLWAYLTIQQLLETSKSGPAEKKSNATAKALEMSLKYSFVTPLTSMVVTKAETEDGPSGPLIADKLTEEQRQQTDKQSATYLHSAPQTRSYMITAVAHHPTYFVDGDPHFMIELPEKEDALCFNINDSPGTIFNLVKDPSIGLLVNGQTIGDKMVAPDGKVNTYFGRLGVVHHTLGVRLEVTTEYITLSQDGQKVKLLWSDQASLKGPSVDLLLTKDRSVKVTLRDSVKFVILLHKVWKMHPYHQDYLGFYTLDSHLLSPSVHGLLGQFYHGIEFEVGDLRPGEVPEKPDATMYVKGHQLNVTRGWQRDFRKDLKKGENVPCWFIHSNGTGLIDGSAEDYIVSGLFNTV, encoded by the exons ATGTCTGAGGTGCGGGGTggtgttctgctgctgctgttgggccTTCTGTACCTCGGGACACTTTGGCCGGTCCAGGGAGCCCTGCTGGTCTCTCGCTACGATGCTACGACGAAG GAGACAAGAGGTGCCATCAGGTCCATTCAG AAAAGAAGTGTAGACGATGCAAAG ATGGTGGAGGTGCTCAGTGTCACGGTACACTGTACGGTGGCTTCTCGGTTCGCTCACACAGTCATGACCTCCAGTGCTTTGAACAAAGCCAACTCCTCCCAGGAAATATTCTTCGAGGTGGACCTGCCCAAGACGGCCTTCATCACCAACTTCAGCAT GGAGATTGAGGGTCAGATCTATGTTGGGGTTGTGAATGAAAAGGAGAAAGCCAAGAGACAGTATGAGAAGGCTGTTTCAAGTGGACGGACAGCTGGACTGGTCAA AGCTTCTGGAAGGAAAATGGAGAAGTTCTTTTTGTCTGTCAACATTGCAGCCAAGAGCAATGTGACCTTCATCCTGACCTATGAGGAGCTTCTTCAGAGGAAATTTGGCAAGTATGAGATCCTGACCCGAATAAACCCTAAACAGCTGGTCGAGAACTTTCAG attgtGGCTGATATCTATGAGCCCCAGGGCATTGCCTTTGTGGATGCCCATGCAACCTTCCTCTCCAATGAACTTCTCCCCCTGGTGGAGAAAACGGTCACAGACAACAAG GCACACATCTCCTTCTCGCCCACGCTGGATCAGCAGAGGAAGTGTCCAGAGTGTGATGGGTCTCTGATCAATGGGGATTTCATCATCAAGTATGACGTGAAACGAGCGTCAAGCCTAGGAGACATTCAG ATCGTGAACGGATACTTTGTGCATTTCTTTGCTCCTCCGgatctcccccacctcccaaaGAATGTGGTGTTTGTCATCGACAGGAGTGGGTCAATGTCAGGCACCAAGATGAAACAG ACCCGCGTGGCAATGGAATCAATTCTCTCAGACGTCCATCCAGAGGACTACTTTGGTATCATCTTATTTGATGGCATAATTGATCTCTGGAAAGAATCCCTTACCAAAGCAACAGAGGAAAACGTGGATGAAGCCATTAAATTTGTCCGGCAAATATCTTCTAGGGGAT CCACTAACATCAATGATTCCGTAATGAAGGCCATCCACATGCTGCAAGATGACAGAAGGAACAAGAAGCTCCCAGAGAGAAGTGTGGACATGATCATTTTACTAACCGATGGAATGCCAAATACGG GTGAAAGCAACCTTCAAAGGATCCAGCAGAACGTGTGTGAAGCCATCGGTGGTAATATGACTCTGTTCTGCCTGGGCTTTGGGGAGTATGTGGATTACTCCTTCCTGGACGTGATGGCCAAACAGAACAATGGCGTGGCCCGCAGGATCTACGAAGCCTCCGACGCTACCCTTCAGCTGCAG GGTTTCTACGATGAGGTGGCTAGCCCGCTGTTGTCGGCAGTGGACCTGcgttaccctgacaacgcgGTGGATTCCTTAACCCCTCATCACTTCAGTCAGTTGTTCAATGGCTCAGAGATCGTGGTGGCCGGGCGGCTGTCTGAAAACGACATGGACAACTTCCTGGTGGAAGTGTTTGCCAATGGG TTCGAGCAGGACTTCCAGGTGCAGGGCGAGGCTAGTGTCACCGACTGGGACGTGATCTACCCAGAGAAGGATTACATCTTTGGGGACTTCACTGAGCGCCTGTGGGCCTACCTCACCATCCAACAACTACTGGAGACCAG TAAGAGTGGGCCAGCAGAGAAGAAGAGCAACGCCACGGCCAAAGCCCTGGAGATGTCCCTGAAGTACAGCTTCGTCACGCCCCTCACCTCCATGGTGGTCACCAAGGCAGAGACCGAGGATGGTCCCAGCGGGCCCCTCATAGCAGACAAGCTGACTGAGG AACAACGGCAGCAGACTGACAAACAGA GTGCAACATATCTGCACTCAGCCCCTCAAACTAGAAGCTACATGATAACTGCTGTTGCTCATCATCCTACATACTTTG TGGATGGAGATCCTCATTTCATGATCGAACTGCCAGAGAAAGAGGACGCTCTGTGCTTCAACATCAATGACTCACCTGGAACCATCTTTAACCTGGTCAAAGACCCCTCCATAG GACTTTTGGTCAATGGTCAGACCATTGGGGATAAGATGGTTGCCCCTGATGGTAAAGTCAACACCTACTTTGGCCGCCTTGGTGTTGTCCATCACACCCTGGGGGTGAGGCTGGAGGTGACCACTGAGTACATCACTCTGTCCCAGGATGGACAAAAGGTCAAGCTGCTGTGGTCAGATCAAGCTTCCCTAAAAGGACCCAG TGTGGATCTGCTTTTGACCAAGGACCGGAGCGTCAAGGTGACTTTAAGAGATTCTGTAAAGTTTGTGATCCTGCTCCACAAAGTGTGGAAGATGCACCCCTACCACCAGGACTACCTGGGATTCTACACTCTGGACAGccaccttctctctccatccgtcCATGGTCTGCTAG GTCAGTTCTACCATGGGATTGAGTTTGAAGTTGGAGATCTACGTCCAGGAGAGGTTCCTGAGAAACCAGACGCCACCATGTATGTCAAAGGACATCAGCTCAATGTGACCAG AGGTTGGCAACGGGACTTCAGGAAGGATTTGAAGAAAGGAGAAAATGTGCCATGCTGGTTCATCCACAGTAATGGGACAGGGCTCATTGATGGCAGTGCTGAAGATTACATCGTGTCAGGCCTCTTTAACACTGTTTGA
- the LOC130401443 gene encoding inter-alpha-trypsin inhibitor heavy chain H3-like isoform X2: MSEVRGGVLLLLLGLLYLGTLWPVQGALLVSRYDATTKETRGAIRSIQKRSVDDAKMVEVLSVTVHCTVASRFAHTVMTSSALNKANSSQEIFFEVDLPKTAFITNFSMEIEGQIYVGVVNEKEKAKRQYEKAVSSGRTAGLVKASGRKMEKFFLSVNIAAKSNVTFILTYEELLQRKFGKYEILTRINPKQLVENFQIVADIYEPQGIAFVDAHATFLSNELLPLVEKTVTDNKAHISFSPTLDQQRKCPECDGSLINGDFIIKYDVKRASSLGDIQIVNGYFVHFFAPPDLPHLPKNVVFVIDRSGSMSGTKMKQTRVAMESILSDVHPEDYFGIILFDGIIDLWKESLTKATEENVDEAIKFVRQISSRGSTNINDSVMKAIHMLQDDRRNKKLPERSVDMIILLTDGMPNTGESNLQRIQQNVCEAIGGNMTLFCLGFGEYVDYSFLDVMAKQNNGVARRIYEASDATLQLQGFYDEVASPLLSAVDLRYPDNAVDSLTPHHFSQLFNGSEIVVAGRLSENDMDNFLVEVFANGFEQDFQVQGEASVTDWDVIYPEKDYIFGDFTERLWAYLTIQQLLETSKSGPAEKKSNATAKALEMSLKYSFVTPLTSMVVTKAETEDGPSGPLIADKLTEGATYLHSAPQTRSYMITAVAHHPTYFVDGDPHFMIELPEKEDALCFNINDSPGTIFNLVKDPSIGLLVNGQTIGDKMVAPDGKVNTYFGRLGVVHHTLGVRLEVTTEYITLSQDGQKVKLLWSDQASLKGPSVDLLLTKDRSVKVTLRDSVKFVILLHKVWKMHPYHQDYLGFYTLDSHLLSPSVHGLLGQFYHGIEFEVGDLRPGEVPEKPDATMYVKGHQLNVTRGWQRDFRKDLKKGENVPCWFIHSNGTGLIDGSAEDYIVSGLFNTV; the protein is encoded by the exons ATGTCTGAGGTGCGGGGTggtgttctgctgctgctgttgggccTTCTGTACCTCGGGACACTTTGGCCGGTCCAGGGAGCCCTGCTGGTCTCTCGCTACGATGCTACGACGAAG GAGACAAGAGGTGCCATCAGGTCCATTCAG AAAAGAAGTGTAGACGATGCAAAG ATGGTGGAGGTGCTCAGTGTCACGGTACACTGTACGGTGGCTTCTCGGTTCGCTCACACAGTCATGACCTCCAGTGCTTTGAACAAAGCCAACTCCTCCCAGGAAATATTCTTCGAGGTGGACCTGCCCAAGACGGCCTTCATCACCAACTTCAGCAT GGAGATTGAGGGTCAGATCTATGTTGGGGTTGTGAATGAAAAGGAGAAAGCCAAGAGACAGTATGAGAAGGCTGTTTCAAGTGGACGGACAGCTGGACTGGTCAA AGCTTCTGGAAGGAAAATGGAGAAGTTCTTTTTGTCTGTCAACATTGCAGCCAAGAGCAATGTGACCTTCATCCTGACCTATGAGGAGCTTCTTCAGAGGAAATTTGGCAAGTATGAGATCCTGACCCGAATAAACCCTAAACAGCTGGTCGAGAACTTTCAG attgtGGCTGATATCTATGAGCCCCAGGGCATTGCCTTTGTGGATGCCCATGCAACCTTCCTCTCCAATGAACTTCTCCCCCTGGTGGAGAAAACGGTCACAGACAACAAG GCACACATCTCCTTCTCGCCCACGCTGGATCAGCAGAGGAAGTGTCCAGAGTGTGATGGGTCTCTGATCAATGGGGATTTCATCATCAAGTATGACGTGAAACGAGCGTCAAGCCTAGGAGACATTCAG ATCGTGAACGGATACTTTGTGCATTTCTTTGCTCCTCCGgatctcccccacctcccaaaGAATGTGGTGTTTGTCATCGACAGGAGTGGGTCAATGTCAGGCACCAAGATGAAACAG ACCCGCGTGGCAATGGAATCAATTCTCTCAGACGTCCATCCAGAGGACTACTTTGGTATCATCTTATTTGATGGCATAATTGATCTCTGGAAAGAATCCCTTACCAAAGCAACAGAGGAAAACGTGGATGAAGCCATTAAATTTGTCCGGCAAATATCTTCTAGGGGAT CCACTAACATCAATGATTCCGTAATGAAGGCCATCCACATGCTGCAAGATGACAGAAGGAACAAGAAGCTCCCAGAGAGAAGTGTGGACATGATCATTTTACTAACCGATGGAATGCCAAATACGG GTGAAAGCAACCTTCAAAGGATCCAGCAGAACGTGTGTGAAGCCATCGGTGGTAATATGACTCTGTTCTGCCTGGGCTTTGGGGAGTATGTGGATTACTCCTTCCTGGACGTGATGGCCAAACAGAACAATGGCGTGGCCCGCAGGATCTACGAAGCCTCCGACGCTACCCTTCAGCTGCAG GGTTTCTACGATGAGGTGGCTAGCCCGCTGTTGTCGGCAGTGGACCTGcgttaccctgacaacgcgGTGGATTCCTTAACCCCTCATCACTTCAGTCAGTTGTTCAATGGCTCAGAGATCGTGGTGGCCGGGCGGCTGTCTGAAAACGACATGGACAACTTCCTGGTGGAAGTGTTTGCCAATGGG TTCGAGCAGGACTTCCAGGTGCAGGGCGAGGCTAGTGTCACCGACTGGGACGTGATCTACCCAGAGAAGGATTACATCTTTGGGGACTTCACTGAGCGCCTGTGGGCCTACCTCACCATCCAACAACTACTGGAGACCAG TAAGAGTGGGCCAGCAGAGAAGAAGAGCAACGCCACGGCCAAAGCCCTGGAGATGTCCCTGAAGTACAGCTTCGTCACGCCCCTCACCTCCATGGTGGTCACCAAGGCAGAGACCGAGGATGGTCCCAGCGGGCCCCTCATAGCAGACAAGCTGACTGAGG GTGCAACATATCTGCACTCAGCCCCTCAAACTAGAAGCTACATGATAACTGCTGTTGCTCATCATCCTACATACTTTG TGGATGGAGATCCTCATTTCATGATCGAACTGCCAGAGAAAGAGGACGCTCTGTGCTTCAACATCAATGACTCACCTGGAACCATCTTTAACCTGGTCAAAGACCCCTCCATAG GACTTTTGGTCAATGGTCAGACCATTGGGGATAAGATGGTTGCCCCTGATGGTAAAGTCAACACCTACTTTGGCCGCCTTGGTGTTGTCCATCACACCCTGGGGGTGAGGCTGGAGGTGACCACTGAGTACATCACTCTGTCCCAGGATGGACAAAAGGTCAAGCTGCTGTGGTCAGATCAAGCTTCCCTAAAAGGACCCAG TGTGGATCTGCTTTTGACCAAGGACCGGAGCGTCAAGGTGACTTTAAGAGATTCTGTAAAGTTTGTGATCCTGCTCCACAAAGTGTGGAAGATGCACCCCTACCACCAGGACTACCTGGGATTCTACACTCTGGACAGccaccttctctctccatccgtcCATGGTCTGCTAG GTCAGTTCTACCATGGGATTGAGTTTGAAGTTGGAGATCTACGTCCAGGAGAGGTTCCTGAGAAACCAGACGCCACCATGTATGTCAAAGGACATCAGCTCAATGTGACCAG AGGTTGGCAACGGGACTTCAGGAAGGATTTGAAGAAAGGAGAAAATGTGCCATGCTGGTTCATCCACAGTAATGGGACAGGGCTCATTGATGGCAGTGCTGAAGATTACATCGTGTCAGGCCTCTTTAACACTGTTTGA